The region AACGCGTCACCGTCGAGCATATGCACCACGGTCCGGTTGCGGCGCCCTCCGGCGAGCTCGTCGACCAGTTGATCGGCCCGGACGCGGGCCGCGATCAGTCCGGGCGCTCTGGCCTCCAGCGACCGGGCGTCGGAGCGCACGGTCACCACCCAGTCGTCGCCGTCGCGTCGGTAGTTCGCGGTGAGGTGGGGTGCGGGCATGGCGTGACCTCCGTCCTGCACCTATCTGACCGGGATTCCTCCCTGATCATGAGGTGAGTCCCTCGAACGTGTGACGCCCACCGCCGCCCCCCAAGTACTGCTTCCCCTGGCGGAAACCTCGCCCCTACAGCCCCTCTTCACCCTTCCCATCGCGTGGTCTGGAACCCCACCCGCAGCGCGTCCAATTCGTCCGCAGTCGGCTCATGCCCGGCAGCAACCATCCGCGACACCTCGCGGAAGTAGTCCTCGTACCCGGCAGGCGTGAACACCATCAGGCAACGGGCAGGCAGGGCGGTGTCGTTGCGAAACCCGTGCGGCGTCCCACGCGGCACCGCCAACGACCCGCCCGCACCCACCGCCAGGCCACCGTCAGCGGTGTCGAACGTGATCTCCCCGTCCAGCACCACGAAGTCCTCTTCGTGCCCGTGGTGGACGTGCGGCGCGGCCCCCAGCGCGCCCGCGTCCAACGTCAACTCGACCACCGCCAGCCGTCCGCCCGTATCGGTCCCGGCCAGCCTGATCGAGTACCAACCCCCCACCGCCGGCAACCGCTCCACGTCCTCGGCCCGGCGAATCCCCAGCGTCATGGCCACAAACCAGTGATCGCCCCGCCCGGAACCCTCGCCCGCACCTACCGGGCTCCCCCCAGCCGATCCGCCACTCCCCGCCACACGACCTCCATCACGTAGGTCGTGGCCAACTCCGGCCCCACCTCCGGACGGCGCTCGCACCACAACGCGAGCCGTTCCGTCGACCCGACCACGATCTCCGCGAACGCCTCCGCCTCGACCGGGTCCACGTCACGGTCGAAACTCGCGATGACCGCCGCGATCAGGTTCGTCTGCTGCCGCCGGATGCCCTCGATCTCCTCCACGGCGGAGGGCACCGTCACGGCGGCCTCCTGGCGGATCAGCGACCACGACCGGTTGTGCTCGGCGATGAACTCGAAGAACGCCAACAGCCCGAGCCGCAGCATCTCCTCGGCCGACGACGCTCCGGTGATCGCCTGCTGCGTGCGTTCGAGGAGTTCGGTCCGGGCGCGGTGGATGCAGCCGATGAGCAGGCCCTCCTTGGAGCCGTAGTACTCGTAGAGCATCGGCTTGGAGACGCCCACGCGTTCGGCGATCTCGTCCATGGAGGCCGCCAGGTAGCCGCGTTCGGCGAAGACCCGCTCGGCGACGTCGAGCATCTGGGCCTTGCGCTGCGCCTTGGGCATCCGCTTGCGACGCGGCTCCGCGGTGGTCACGAGCCGAGACTACCGGAGGTAACTTACTTCGAGTAACCTACTGGGTAGTACGCAGCCGGACTTGGAGGACGGGATGCACCGAGAGGTCAAGGTCCTGGTCGTCGGCACGGGTTTCTCGGGCCTGGGCATGGCGATCGAGCTGAAGCGCACGGGCGAGCGCGACTTCGTCGTGCTGGAGAAGGCGGGCGACCTGGGCGGCACCTGGCGGGACAACTCGTACCCCGGCTGCGCCTGCGACGTGCCGTCGCACATGTACTCGTTCTCGTTCGAGCTCAACCCCCGGTGGTCGAGGATGTTCGCGAAGCAGCCGGAGATCTGGGACTACCTGAAGAAGGTCGCCGACAAGTACCGCCTGCGCGACCACATCAGGTTCAACACCAAGGTCGACGGGGCCAGGTGGGACGAGGACGCGAAGGTCTGGCACGTCAGAACCGCGAACGGCGACACCTACACCGCGAAGGCCGTCGTCGCCGGCGTCGGAGCGCTGCACATCCCGAACGTCCCGAAACTGCCCGGCATCGAGAAGTTCAAGGGCAAGACGTTCCACTCGGCGGAATGGGACCACGACTACGACCTCAAGGGCAAGAAGATCGCTGTCGTGGGTACCGGCGCGTCGGCGATCCAATTCGTCCCCCGGATCGCCGACGACGTGGAAAAACTGACCCTCTTCCAGCGCACGCCGCCGTGGATCATGCCCAAGGTGGACCGGTCGATCAACACCTGGGAACAAAAACTGTTCCGTGCGATCCCGGCCACCCAGCGCCTGTACCGGAACTTCGTCTACTGGACTCGGGAATCCAGCGCGCTCGGTTTCGCGGTCAACCCGAAGATCATGGAACTGGCCCAGAACATCGCCAAGCGCCACCTGCGCACCCAGGTACCCGACCGCGAACTGCGCGCCAAGCTCAAGCCCGACTACACCATGGGCTGCAAGCGGGTGCTCATCTCGAACGACTACTACCCGGCGCTGATGAAGCCCACGGTCGACCTCAACACCGACGGCATCGCCCAGGTGAAGACGAACAGCATCATCGACAACGCGGGCGTGGAGCACAAGGTCGACGCGATCATCTACGGCACCGGCTTCCACGTCGTGGACAGCTTCGACTACCTCGACATCCAGGGCAAGGACGGGCAGGACCTGTCCAAGCTCTGGAAGGACAAGGGCATCGAAACCTATTACGGCATCACCGTCTCAGGCTTCCCGAACCTCTTCTTCCTGCTCGGCCCCAACACCGGTCTGGGCCACAACTCGGTCGTCTTCATGATCGAATCCCAAATCCGCTACGTCCGCCAATGCCTGGACCTCCTCGACCGCCACCACGCGGACGAACTGGACGTCCGCCCGGACGTCCAGGCGAGGTTCAACAAGCAACTGCAACAAAAGCTCACCAAGGGCGTCTGGACCGAAGGCGGCTGCAAGAGTTGGTACCTCGACGCCCAGGGAATCAACCGCACGGTCTGGCCGGGCTTCACCTGGCGCTACTGGATGCGCACGAAGTCGGTCAAAGCCCAGGACTACACCCTCACCCGAGCACGCCGAGACCGAGTCTCGGCATAGAACCACACACAACCCACCTACCGCGTCGTGTCATCCCCGTATGGCCCGCGCGCCAGCGAACCGCGCTTGACCAGGGACTGCAAGCACGCTTTTCGCTTGCAGTCCCTGGTCAAGGGTGGTTGTCTCCGACCGGGCCATACGGGGATGACACGACGCCCACCGCACTACCCATCCTTGGCGGCTCGCCCGTCCGGCGAGGACGCTTTTCGCTTGTTTTCGCAGGTCAACCCACCCGCAAAGCCACCCAGGCGCGGCCGCTGGCCCCCGATCACCATTATCCCACGCCCCACCGACAACCACGCCGCTCTCGGGCCGACGCTGAGAACCGGATGCTGACAACCAGGCGCTGACAACCAGGCGTACCGCCGAACGAGACCCGCAGAGCAGGACAAACCGCAGGTCTCTCCACCCGAGTCCCAGTCCGCTCAGAATGAGAGCGGCCTGGATCCCGGGATCACACTCCGGCAGCCTTCGCCCGTTCGACCCGCAAGCGGTCCACCGCAGGCAGGTCCAACGGGGCCAGTTCGTCTCCAGTAGCCCACTTGATCAGCAGGTCGGCCAACTGGGGGTTTCGCGGCAGCACGGGTCCGTGCAGGTAGGTGCACAGGATTCGCCCCTGCACCGCACCTTCCACCGACCCGTCGTTGCCCGTCCCCACCTTCACGTGCGCCAGCGGTCG is a window of Saccharothrix espanaensis DSM 44229 DNA encoding:
- a CDS encoding cupin domain-containing protein, translating into MTLGIRRAEDVERLPAVGGWYSIRLAGTDTGGRLAVVELTLDAGALGAAPHVHHGHEEDFVVLDGEITFDTADGGLAVGAGGSLAVPRGTPHGFRNDTALPARCLMVFTPAGYEDYFREVSRMVAAGHEPTADELDALRVGFQTTRWEG
- a CDS encoding TetR/AcrR family transcriptional regulator, which codes for MTTAEPRRKRMPKAQRKAQMLDVAERVFAERGYLAASMDEIAERVGVSKPMLYEYYGSKEGLLIGCIHRARTELLERTQQAITGASSAEEMLRLGLLAFFEFIAEHNRSWSLIRQEAAVTVPSAVEEIEGIRRQQTNLIAAVIASFDRDVDPVEAEAFAEIVVGSTERLALWCERRPEVGPELATTYVMEVVWRGVADRLGGAR
- a CDS encoding flavin-containing monooxygenase, with the translated sequence MHREVKVLVVGTGFSGLGMAIELKRTGERDFVVLEKAGDLGGTWRDNSYPGCACDVPSHMYSFSFELNPRWSRMFAKQPEIWDYLKKVADKYRLRDHIRFNTKVDGARWDEDAKVWHVRTANGDTYTAKAVVAGVGALHIPNVPKLPGIEKFKGKTFHSAEWDHDYDLKGKKIAVVGTGASAIQFVPRIADDVEKLTLFQRTPPWIMPKVDRSINTWEQKLFRAIPATQRLYRNFVYWTRESSALGFAVNPKIMELAQNIAKRHLRTQVPDRELRAKLKPDYTMGCKRVLISNDYYPALMKPTVDLNTDGIAQVKTNSIIDNAGVEHKVDAIIYGTGFHVVDSFDYLDIQGKDGQDLSKLWKDKGIETYYGITVSGFPNLFFLLGPNTGLGHNSVVFMIESQIRYVRQCLDLLDRHHADELDVRPDVQARFNKQLQQKLTKGVWTEGGCKSWYLDAQGINRTVWPGFTWRYWMRTKSVKAQDYTLTRARRDRVSA